GCCCTCTAACTGACTTCAATTGCAGATTCAATTAACCCATTCAGGCAACCGATGGCGGTGGAAGATTGTGTTTTTTACCTTGCTTGCTATTCAAATTGCGTACTTTTTGGGATGTCAGGTAAAAATTCCACTCAAGAGACAAAACGGAAAACTGAGGACTCAAATCGGTTAAGGTTATCTGAGAAAAGGGTCATTAAACTCTTTTTATCGTCCCACAAACAGACTGATGATTGCTAAATTTTCTTACACACCATCGAGGAACTGAGCTCTATGCTAGCAAGAGTCTCATATAAAAAACATACTAGACGGCTGGGCACACCATTCAAGGAGCAACTTAAAACAAGACAACCTGATCTTCAGCTTTATGTCGACTAATTTGTAGCTAAATTTTCTGGAAATTTCGAATCATTCATTACAGTTACATCTAGGAAAGTTGGGCATGAGTGACCCCAGATAAAGGTGCAGGGTTATCTTTCCTGTACTTTTCTTTTTGAGATGCACTAACCTAGAATGAGAGTCGGTTGATTTAACTTCAATAGTTTTAAAACTCAGGCAGTATTTTTCTCatgtctagttttttttttttttttttaccttgcaTTTCTGTTTCTCATACACTGTTTCATCCAAATTGATCTCAGTTCACAACAAATAATATGATAAACTGAGAAAGGAGATACATGGGCAGATAAATGGCTGACATTTTACATGCTAATGTATTCTAATGTTGCAAGATAGACCTTCAAAATTTGTAAGAGCCTAAGTTCAAGCACTTCGACCTCTCCAGCTATAACCAAATTTCTGTATACCTTACGACCTGCAGGGCTAGATCCAAAATTGCAGGTCCATTGAGCCATTATCTGTTTGTAGCCGACTTCAGTTGATCATATGAAAGCTGCAATCTGTGTCTTTCTTCGAGATTCATGTTAAGTTCATTCGATGACTGCGTTTACAAATAACCACTCTTTCAGTAACATTCAAAAGGTTGCCGTTGTTATAAACATCAAATGCAAATATATAATGCTGGAGAGACCTGTGTATTATCATACCCAATTTAGGGCTTACCTGTAGAGAGAGCAAGTTCTGCAAAATATATGTCATCTCTGCCTTACATGAAGACAGGGCTCGCCTGAGTTTCACATCCCCACGCATAAATATAAGGATAGAAGTGATTGCACTTATTCTGTTTGCCCGGTCAAATACCGGTTCATTGCATTGATGTGCTATTAAGGATCCCATCAAGTTCAAGACGAGACTTAAAAGTCTGCCACTCCTATCAAACAGGAAAAAGCAAGGTACAAAATAATATTGGCATATCCGCATCTGATCTTTGTCATTAGACTCATCGTAATCGACATCATCATTATCTTCTGGAATATACTGCAAAATTTAAAGCATCTAGGATATGAGAATCAGATATTCATTCTTTCTTTGACAAAATATGAACAGAAGGTAgttgaaagaaaagagaagaatagAGGAGATAACAGCGTAACTTTATAAGTATATCATCACTGGTGAACCAGAAtgatagaaaaagagagaatattttctttttagAGTGCAAATAATATGTGAAGAGGCAAATGCAATCAGGAAATTTAGAGAACaataaattgagaaattgaaagaagACAGGATACTTACGGAAGCAGCATCAAGCAGGTATTGCAACAGAGAGTTGGCTAAATTGCAAATACTCTGCTCAGGGAGTATTGTTGGTTTGGAATCCAGTAGAACAAGTAATCTGAGCATGGCACGCTTGTTGTCTAACGGTGGGTTTAGAGACTGTAGGTCAAACAGTGACTGCGTGAGAGAGTAATCCAATATTTTTTTACAGGACATATATTGAGAAAAGCAGTAGTAACATTCATGCTCTCTGTTCTGATCGATCGGACTTGGATTCGTACAGATTGAAAAGAAACAAAGGTGAAAAAAGAGTTTACTCCTCACCAACTCAGAGACCATAATCCTCTGTAGCATCTGCAGAATTGTAGCATCATCACCTATGTGAGACAAGCAGGAACACACAACGTCTGTCACAGCCTTAACTGTTCGATAATGGGCAGCGTTCTTCTTATTGTTTGCGGCACATTCTGAATTTTCTGCCAAGTTCAGATTAACTTGTCAAAATGGATGCAAGAAGAGAATCAAAGGACATCTGTAAGctcatgcatccattttctccatGGCAAACCCCTATCCATTATAGAAACAAAAGAGAAAAGCAAATGTGCAACTAGGGTACTCAGTGGAGGGAGGTCTTTACATCTGATCTCTCAGTTAATTGAATTGATATTTTTAAAACGATAAACAATTTCCCACTTCCGTGCAATATCTTGTTTTCTGATGAAAGGAGACATTTACGAAATTAATAAAATGTAATGCTGGTGTTACCTGGGGTAATTGTAAAGCGTGTCAGCAAAGTGACACAGAAACTGATATAGTCCGCAATCTGGATGTGCCCGGCTTTATGGGATGAGTCAAGCACTTCTATGATCCGAAATAAGACAAATGGTTCCAAAGTGTTACCTGCTTCCATATAGAAAGAAAAGAAGTGAGGATATATTTCCAAAAACAATCCAAATGGAACTTCAAGAAAATTCAAAACAATTGAGTACTCACATAGACAACAAGAAGCTAATGACCGAAGCAGAAGTGGATCCAAACTGGAGAAATAATACAAAGAAGAAACAGCAAGTTCCTGGCAATCTCTAGGAAGCTTTACAAAAGGACCATTGTGCATAGCTCCTGTGGTAAGGACGTAAATGAACATGACAGAAGATGATATGCTTTCAACTTATGTTAATTAATATGTGCTGATTAGTACCTTCAGTTTGAGGAGTACTGTAGAACTCTGTTAACGATTTTTGCAAGTTATCATATCCCGAAGCAAGGGATGGGTTTATTGGAGCACATTGTCctagacgaagaagaagatgcaaaatAACCTACAAGTAGCATCCTCATTTTAATGTTAATAAAGAAGATAAAGCTTTTCATTAATCAACATGGAACTAAACAAAAACTATCCTTTTCAATATAGCATTGAGGGCAGATCCGAATGCGCACCTTAGAAGATGAAGGGTGTCCATCACCTAACTGGACCAGCAAATGAGGAAGCTCTTGTATCCAACTAATCTGAAAGTCTAATATCTCCCACTCACTTGTATCTGCAAACAGTGCAGAGGTGTCCCTGTTTGACTTGAAGAAAAGAACAGTGCAGAGGTTTAGGGCATTGCATGAAATGGACATGAAAAAAAACGTGATGTACAGATGATTAAAGATGACTATACAAATATGACATCAGAACCAAAGGAAGCAAGCACTTACAGGAAGTAACATTTCTTCGATCGCATTTACACAAGCAACATTGAGTGCAGAATTTGGTTTGCAACCTTTGAATGTGTTAGTAAACGCCTGCAGACAAAGTAGTATAAAAAACACTGTTCTCAGAGGACAACATTATAAGCGACCTTACGTTAAATGAAGGACAAACTGAACGGTCATAAAAATATAACTGCAGCATTGATACTTGAATCTAGAAATCATTTAAGGGTTCCGACAATGTTAGACAAATAAACTTTATTAATAAGATAAAGTCACATCCTTGATCTGGAAAATGATGAGTGACCCCAAAAATTAGTGTGTTTGGAATTGCTTAACAAAGGAAACGAGGAAAAAAAAGGAACAAATGGAAGAGCAGAAAAGATaataacagaaaacagaagaaagaAAATCAAACCTGTAGAAGGCGAAATTTCCAATCGCTTTGCACTCGTGATACTAGTCGTGGAATGAATGGAAGCAGCAAAACTGTATTATTTTCCCAGATGGATCTACTAGAACGCGTACTACAACAAATCTGGAAATAGAGAACAGTTGCTAGTTAAAATAATTACGGCAATGCTATGGTAAAATGTATCCTGATTTCCACAAATATTCAAGGAACATGTGAAACATGAACGGGGAACCCAGCCGTAAAAATATCAAAGCAACAAGCTTATCAAATGATTCTGAATCAAACACTAAAATCTATGCTTCTCAGCAATCACTTTGGAAAGGCTATGGTTGCAGCTAGGGTTTTGATATAACAAACTTTGACCAGTAAAAACAAGTCCCACTACTCTGAATCAAAGTTCTTTCATGAGAAAAAATAATCAGTCATAATTGCTCTTGCCGTAATACAATTCTTTATTCAGGTATGTAATCAAGAGTaattaatttctcttccatccacAAATTATTCATAGATAAAAAACTATTGAAGTCCATGGGCCCTAACTAATCTTGAAAACAGGGTTACAAGGATTGGACTCAGGTGAAGCAGAGGAGGTGTGGTCATATTAGACTCATCACAAATTAATAGATAAAAACTAAGTAACTATCCAAGTCCACGGGCACTAACTAATCTTGAAAACCGGGATACAAGGATTGGACTCGAGTGAAGCAGAGGTGTGGTCAGATTAGACTCATAACAAATtatttacctgctctgataccgtaTTGAAGTTCATGGGCTTGGCTAATCTTGAATACTGGCTTACAACGATAGAACTTCCCAAGGCTTATTAACTGCAGGATCTTAAGCTGCCCATCCAATGTGAGGCTATTATCAGCAATAACTGACACCTATGAAACTTTCGACCTTTCGAAACATAAGCACATACAGGCAGCTCAAATGAGGAATATCCTAATAAGGTTGTTCAAGTAGATAACAGGACTATGTTCAGCTAAATTATATAGAAACCTAAGACCGCAAACATAATTAATTGGCAAGCAAAAGATCAAAACCGGGGATGCCTCCCATCAAGCTAAAACAAGAAAGCTTCCTCTTAACACATGGTAGTAAAGCTTTAAATAATTACAACATTTGAGAGAGATTACGGAAAAAATAGAAAGCAGCAAACCTGTGCAGACAAAGCATTTTCTATGAACACTAGGAACCTTCCACCCAAAATTGCAAGAGGATCGACGGCTTCACTTATGCGCATAAGGGTTTCAGCTATCCCAACGTTCCACACATAATATATCTCATCATCCTACAAAATAGAGGCAGATTAAGCAGCAATAACACCAATGACCCAACAAATGCGGTAATGGTTGTGTAGTACACACAACATTACTAATCCAGCAATCCACATAATGGCAGATATCTCGGCTTTAACTATGACCGATCATGGATCATCTTATTGATAGGGAAAACATATTATGATACAAAAGCATCCACTTTCAGTTACAAGAGCGAGATCcaattttcaaaataaataaataattcatgtAGATCAAAAATAATTCAGGACCATTCTCAAGATAAATTGGAAGTGTATGTCATTCTCCATGTAAAAAAGGACACACCTTTTGTGAAGGCTGATGAATCGGGTCAAGTGGGAAAATTTGCAACAACTTCTTCAATAACATCTGCATTGTAAACTTTCCCAAAACAAACTCGGCTCCTTTAGACATAGAAGGGACAAGAACCTCAAAACCTGTTTCACTGCTACTGTTCCCAAGAATGAAAAATTTAACGGCAAGATCGACGCACTTAAGTACACATGACATACAATCAATTGACTTAACGTCAATTTGCGACATCACACGAACTGAAGAAGTAAGTTCTTGGAAACAATTGTACAAAATTTGCAAAAGGTCTTCTAACGTCGTAACAAGTGAAGCAAATCCTGCACAGAGAGGTGAAAGACTGAATATCTTTATTCCCTATAACTAAAGAAACCCAGAGGTTGTGAGGAACAGCTTGAACATAGAAATCAACATAAGCAGTTCCGTGAACATGCAAACATACTAGTAGTTTCTGTAGGCAAAATATACTTGTATGACCGACTCACTTACCAGCATTCTTCTTAGGTGCCTCAGATTCAAACGCATGCAGTGCTCCACTTGCATTGTTACACTTCTTTAgcagaaaagatattaaaaaaatatatcaataaCAGATGACTGAAATTCAAATACAATTCATAAAGAACAAATGGGTAAACTGGTATTATAACGTACATTTTCGGATGCTGAGCCAATTTCTTTATTGACAAAAGGCAACAATGACAAGCAGTGAACCAATCCACCAAGAGCATTCTTGAGTTTGCCCTTGTCCTCGAAAAATATGTGATTCTTTCGCAAAATATCCCCATAATTCTGAAGAACCTATTAAAGCCAAAAACTCAGTACAGTAACTTATAAACAAAGTCCAACAACAACCCACCAACTAAAAGCTACTCAGATGCTGATAGTTATAGCAGATACAAAGTCAGTGGTAGCTATTTCCAAATATTTGAGAAACATTGTTGAATAACATTAATTTCATACAAACAGTGACAGACCAAAGAAAAGGTTGCGTGACCAAGGCTTTACCAAGGCGAGGTTGGCTTTTATCTTAATCCGATTATGGTAGCTCAATATGTTTTCAAGTTATGTTAAAAGAGAGTGACTCGGAAGTATATATCTACGTGTTTGCTGTTAATATATTGTTAAACATCTAATTGAGAAGTTTTGGTAAGAGGCACATAG
This genomic stretch from Papaver somniferum cultivar HN1 chromosome 5, ASM357369v1, whole genome shotgun sequence harbors:
- the LOC113281768 gene encoding uncharacterized protein LOC113281768 isoform X2, which produces MGKPPTSKKQQKRGVDFKKFKRKIGRKLPPAKNATNTNIQSKAIILPEQSVASERLGLALSKKGLTLKELLQQTSHHNAKVRKDAVVGIGDLTIKYPNELKVHRFAIIEKLRERISDEDKAVREALFLLLKTVIFPGSLEDASGPFISLIMAYIFNAMTHLAIDIRLMAFKFFDLVVQHYPSSFLSSAEKVLQNYGDILRKNHIFFEDKGKLKNALGGLVHCLSLLPFVNKEIGSASENCNNASGALHAFESEAPKKNAGFASLVTTLEDLLQILYNCFQELTSSVRVMSQIDVKSIDCMSCVLKCVDLAVKFFILGNSSSETGFEVLVPSMSKGAEFVLGKFTMQMLLKKLLQIFPLDPIHQPSQKDDEIYYVWNVGIAETLMRISEAVDPLAILGGRFLVFIENALSAQICCSTRSSRSIWENNTVLLLPFIPRLVSRVQSDWKFRLLQAFTNTFKGCKPNSALNVACVNAIEEMLLPSNRDTSALFADTSEWEILDFQISWIQELPHLLVQLGDGHPSSSKVILHLLLRLGQCAPINPSLASGYDNLQKSLTEFYSTPQTEGAMHNGPFVKLPRDCQELAVSSLYYFSSLDPLLLRSLASCCLCNTLEPFVLFRIIEVLDSSHKAGHIQIADYISFCVTLLTRFTITPENSECAANNKKNAAHYRTVKAVTDVVCSCLSHIGDDATILQMLQRIMVSELSLNPPLDNKRAMLRLLVLLDSKPTILPEQSICNLANSLLQYLLDAASYIPEDNDDVDYDESNDKDQMRICQYYFVPCFFLFDRSGRLLSLVLNLMGSLIAHQCNEPVFDRANRISAITSILIFMRGDVKLRRALSSCKAEMTYILQNLLSLQSSNELNMNLEERHRLQLSYDQLKSATNR
- the LOC113281768 gene encoding uncharacterized protein LOC113281768 isoform X1, whose translation is MGKPPTSKKQQKRGVDFKKFKRKIGRKLPPAKNATNTNIQSKAIILPEQSVASERLGLALSKKGLTLKELLQQTSHHNAKVRKDAVVGIGDLTIKYPNELKVHRFAIIEKLRERISDEDKAVREALFLLLKTVIFPGSLEDASGPFISLIMAYIFNAMTHLAIDIRLMAFKFFDLVVQHYPSSFLSSAEKVLQNYGDILRKNHIFFEDKGKLKNALGGLVHCLSLLPFVNKEIGSASENKCNNASGALHAFESEAPKKNAGFASLVTTLEDLLQILYNCFQELTSSVRVMSQIDVKSIDCMSCVLKCVDLAVKFFILGNSSSETGFEVLVPSMSKGAEFVLGKFTMQMLLKKLLQIFPLDPIHQPSQKDDEIYYVWNVGIAETLMRISEAVDPLAILGGRFLVFIENALSAQICCSTRSSRSIWENNTVLLLPFIPRLVSRVQSDWKFRLLQAFTNTFKGCKPNSALNVACVNAIEEMLLPSNRDTSALFADTSEWEILDFQISWIQELPHLLVQLGDGHPSSSKVILHLLLRLGQCAPINPSLASGYDNLQKSLTEFYSTPQTEGAMHNGPFVKLPRDCQELAVSSLYYFSSLDPLLLRSLASCCLCNTLEPFVLFRIIEVLDSSHKAGHIQIADYISFCVTLLTRFTITPENSECAANNKKNAAHYRTVKAVTDVVCSCLSHIGDDATILQMLQRIMVSELSLNPPLDNKRAMLRLLVLLDSKPTILPEQSICNLANSLLQYLLDAASYIPEDNDDVDYDESNDKDQMRICQYYFVPCFFLFDRSGRLLSLVLNLMGSLIAHQCNEPVFDRANRISAITSILIFMRGDVKLRRALSSCKAEMTYILQNLLSLQSSNELNMNLEERHRLQLSYDQLKSATNR